Proteins from a single region of Carassius auratus strain Wakin unplaced genomic scaffold, ASM336829v1 scaf_tig00000390, whole genome shotgun sequence:
- the LOC113068984 gene encoding uncharacterized protein LOC113068984 has protein sequence MDSTFALRRKEIVCNEIPVDEILKRWPALKLESQICAEFHRVTNVNLKNRFFAQLDQHTPRLQSLFRKKASRTGKASELLDELFRIYDLQDQVDVHVRRAVVLRALPPYMHESDVSFFKMWDVEQTEELNTSDVPLGLLLSNQTSSDAHFFCPERIAVLIEGNIVIESSTLADAFVILFALTYTLHLNYPKQLLNTFDFVQKVLMGLEDGKLRPRVLSLKNDLLAVV, from the exons ATGGACAGCACTTTTGCTTTGCGGCGCAAAGAGATCGTCTGTAATGAGATACCAGTTGATGAAATCCTGAAACGATGGCCTGCCCTTAAATTAGAGTCGCAG ATCTGTGCTGAGTTTCACAGAGTGACGAATGTCAACCTAAAGAATCGTTTCTTTGCTCAACTGGACCAACATACCCCCCGGCTTCAGAGCCTGTTTCGGAAAAAAGCTTCTCGGACAGGAAAAGCTTCTGAACTCCTGGATGAGCTCTTCAGGATTTATGACCTCCAG GATCAAGTTGATGTCCATGTTAGACGTGCTGTGGTACTCCGGGCTCTCCCTCCGTATATGCATGAGAGTGATGTTAGCTTTTTCAAGATGTGGGAC GTGGAGCAGACTGAAGAACTGAACACCAGTGATGTACCACTTGGGCTCCTCCTAAGCAATCAGAcatcatcagatgcccattttttCTGCCCAGAGAGGATTGCAGTTCTGATTGAGGGTAACATTGTTATTGAGTCCTCCACACTGGCTGATGCATTCGTCATTCTATTTGCACTTACATACACCCTGCACCTTAACTATCCAAAACAATTGCTCAACACATTTGACTTCGTCCAAAAGGTCTTGATGGGTCTTGAGGATGGAAAGTTGAGGCCTAGAGTTTTGAGTCTGAAAAATGACCTGTTAGCAGTAGTGTaa